The following coding sequences are from one Paenibacillus stellifer window:
- a CDS encoding creatininase family protein, whose product MSFRYEGKAYNLHFLPRLTTKEIAELPKDDVLIVLPVGAVEQHGAHMPVYTDTLLGEAMMAEAFKHLPDGAPIWLLPSVAYGKSTEHMEHPGTITLSAQTLIMVLQDIAASLARSGFKKLLLVNTHGGNADLLGMAAREMRIATGLAVYRLDPGSVGYSESFTDAEEKAGGIHAGDVETSLVMAVCPDWVHPELAVRELPNFPQSPSFSFRSRSFAWVMSDISRSGIAGDATKATPERGAAMLEAAGVLLAKALLEIAYFDMASLKN is encoded by the coding sequence ATGAGTTTTAGATATGAAGGTAAAGCGTACAATCTGCATTTTCTTCCCCGTCTGACGACGAAAGAGATAGCGGAATTACCGAAAGATGACGTGCTGATCGTCTTGCCGGTCGGAGCCGTTGAGCAGCATGGCGCTCATATGCCTGTATATACCGATACGCTCCTTGGTGAAGCGATGATGGCCGAAGCGTTCAAACATCTCCCCGATGGCGCGCCGATCTGGCTCTTGCCTTCGGTTGCCTATGGAAAGAGCACCGAGCATATGGAGCATCCAGGCACGATTACGCTGTCTGCCCAGACACTCATTATGGTCCTGCAGGACATCGCCGCCTCGCTCGCCAGAAGCGGCTTCAAGAAGCTGCTCCTGGTCAATACCCATGGCGGAAATGCCGATCTGCTCGGCATGGCGGCGAGGGAGATGCGAATTGCAACGGGATTGGCCGTCTACCGCCTTGATCCGGGATCAGTTGGTTACAGCGAATCATTTACGGACGCAGAGGAGAAGGCGGGAGGCATACATGCCGGCGATGTGGAGACATCGCTTGTCATGGCCGTCTGTCCCGATTGGGTGCATCCGGAGCTGGCCGTACGAGAGCTGCCGAACTTCCCGCAGTCCCCATCCTTCTCCTTCCGTTCCCGGTCATTCGCCTGGGTAATGAGCGACATTTCCCGAAGCGGCATCGCGGGCGATGCGACCAAAGCTACGCCGGAGAGAGGCGCGGCGATGCTGGAGGCGGCAGGTGTCTTGTTGGCTAAAGCGCTCCTGGAGATTGCGTACTTCGATATGGCTTCCTTGAAAAATTAA
- a CDS encoding ABC transporter ATP-binding protein, with product MERLSKVYPNGTVAVQDVNVSISEGEFLCFVGPSGCGKSTIFKMITGLSSPTDGTLHVMGTSPKQARKQSDTAFVFQEHTLLPWMSIIDNVGLPLALRGASRKERRQEAERVLELVGLKDYTKSMPRQLSGGMKMRASIARALVSKPKLLLMDEPFAALDEITRQTLQRELLDIWSKDKEMTVLFITHNVFEAVFLSTRIVVMTPRPGKVAAIESVRVPFPREETFRTSPEFGQIVRTVSEALKH from the coding sequence ATGGAACGTTTGTCCAAGGTATACCCAAATGGGACGGTTGCCGTACAGGACGTCAACGTATCGATTTCGGAAGGGGAATTCCTCTGCTTCGTCGGCCCCTCCGGCTGCGGCAAATCGACTATTTTCAAAATGATCACAGGCTTATCCAGTCCGACGGACGGCACGCTTCATGTCATGGGTACATCTCCGAAGCAGGCCCGTAAGCAGAGCGATACGGCCTTCGTCTTCCAGGAGCATACGCTGCTTCCATGGATGTCGATTATCGATAATGTCGGGCTGCCACTGGCGCTTCGTGGTGCTTCCCGCAAGGAGCGCAGGCAGGAGGCTGAGAGAGTGCTCGAGCTGGTTGGGCTCAAGGATTATACGAAGTCGATGCCCCGTCAGTTGTCGGGGGGGATGAAGATGAGGGCCTCGATCGCTAGGGCGCTCGTATCCAAGCCGAAGCTGCTGCTGATGGACGAACCGTTCGCAGCGCTGGACGAGATTACGAGACAGACACTGCAGCGGGAGCTGCTTGATATATGGAGCAAGGACAAGGAAATGACGGTGCTGTTCATTACCCATAACGTATTCGAAGCGGTGTTCCTGTCCACCCGGATCGTCGTTATGACGCCGAGACCGGGCAAGGTGGCGGCAATCGAGTCTGTTAGGGTTCCCTTTCCGCGAGAAGAGACGTTTCGCACCTCACCTGAATTCGGACAGATTGTCAGAACGGTATCCGAAGCGCTGAAGCACTGA
- a CDS encoding FAD-binding oxidoreductase — MTVDWIKEMTDLVGEEKLLLGDERLEKLSKDYYWYSPVLEPLLRDKRADGIVVPESEEQVAQVLAFAYRHQVPVTTRGAGTGNYGQAVPLEGGIVLDLSKLDQVLEVTEGHVRVQAGVRLGALEKMLREQGQELRIYPSTFMKATVGGFVCGGSGGIGSITWGNLWDGNVLEIVVLTLEETPRRLVVSGSDLLAYIHNYGTNGIVTELTVPVTTKTEWRQTVAQFDDFESAHRFAHAVALDDSIRKRLVSPIEWPIPSFFKPILKHLEPGNSVCLLETEEGTGEALAAHAAEAGGRIGYVISPDQYRRTIGLSDFTWNHTTLWALKTDPSLTYLQSGFHPVDFPGQIAKIKARFGDEVLMHLEFIRSGGTVVPAGLPVVRYQSHERLYEIIDFFLSIGVSINDPHTWKLEMGGRGQLEAMLAAKRSNDPRSLLNPGKLQAPAPEVARGDK; from the coding sequence ATGACGGTTGACTGGATCAAGGAGATGACCGACCTGGTCGGCGAAGAGAAATTGCTGCTTGGCGACGAACGGCTTGAGAAGCTGTCAAAGGACTACTATTGGTATTCTCCGGTACTGGAGCCGCTACTGCGTGACAAGCGGGCCGACGGCATCGTCGTACCCGAATCGGAGGAACAGGTGGCTCAGGTGTTGGCCTTTGCATACCGCCACCAAGTGCCAGTTACGACGCGTGGAGCGGGTACGGGCAATTATGGCCAGGCAGTGCCGCTTGAAGGCGGCATCGTGCTTGACCTAAGCAAGCTCGACCAGGTGCTTGAGGTGACGGAAGGCCATGTGCGCGTGCAGGCAGGCGTTCGCCTGGGGGCGCTGGAGAAAATGCTTCGCGAACAGGGGCAGGAGCTGCGGATTTATCCGAGCACATTTATGAAGGCAACGGTCGGCGGCTTCGTCTGCGGAGGATCGGGCGGTATCGGTTCGATCACTTGGGGGAATCTGTGGGACGGCAACGTGCTGGAGATCGTGGTCCTGACGCTCGAAGAGACGCCGAGACGGCTGGTTGTCAGCGGCTCGGATCTGCTCGCCTATATTCACAACTACGGAACCAACGGTATTGTGACGGAGCTGACCGTACCAGTCACGACCAAGACGGAGTGGCGTCAGACCGTCGCCCAATTCGACGATTTTGAATCTGCCCACCGGTTCGCCCATGCCGTTGCTCTCGACGATTCGATCCGCAAAAGATTAGTATCGCCGATCGAATGGCCGATCCCTTCCTTTTTCAAGCCAATTCTTAAGCATCTGGAGCCTGGGAACAGCGTCTGTCTGCTGGAAACGGAGGAGGGAACCGGCGAAGCGCTCGCTGCTCACGCTGCGGAAGCCGGTGGCCGGATCGGATATGTCATATCCCCGGATCAATACCGCCGAACGATAGGGCTGTCCGACTTCACCTGGAACCATACGACGCTGTGGGCGCTAAAGACGGACCCTTCGCTCACATACTTGCAGTCGGGCTTCCATCCAGTCGATTTCCCGGGTCAGATTGCCAAGATTAAAGCAAGGTTCGGAGACGAGGTGCTGATGCATCTGGAGTTCATCCGTTCGGGGGGGACTGTCGTTCCTGCGGGGTTGCCGGTTGTCAGGTATCAGTCGCATGAGCGGCTGTATGAGATCATCGACTTCTTCCTGTCGATTGGCGTCAGCATTAACGATCCGCATACGTGGAAGCTAGAGATGGGAGGACGAGGCCAGCTCGAAGCAATGCTGGCGGCCAAGCGGTCAAATGATCCGCGCTCGCTGCTCAATCCGGGCAAGCTGCAGGCTCCCGCTCCCGAAGTGGCAAGGGGGGACAAATGA
- a CDS encoding ABC transporter permease, producing the protein MMKKAGNEATAGTVPMRRIEEKPSAVPSVKPPVWTRGVVPPLIAFIVFIGGWELICRLANVKPYLLPKPSDIIQAASENASNLWVSVYTTISEAVLGFLLSVILGVGFAIVLASSKLIERSVYPYAIILQTIPIVAIAPIIVIWFGAGMNAIIVIAFLIGFFPMLSNTLIGLNSTDHNMKNLFYLYNSSSLQTMFRLRLPAALPYIMAGLKISCTLAVVGAIVGEYIAGIGGGNGGLGYAITVAASRLQTAYLFACGISASLVGIVFFLIVNAFSKWMLSSWHESEMGSEG; encoded by the coding sequence ATGATGAAAAAGGCAGGGAACGAAGCGACAGCCGGGACCGTCCCGATGAGACGTATAGAGGAAAAGCCATCCGCCGTGCCGAGTGTGAAGCCGCCTGTGTGGACGAGAGGAGTCGTGCCACCGCTTATCGCCTTCATCGTGTTCATTGGCGGGTGGGAGCTGATCTGCCGGCTGGCGAACGTGAAACCGTATTTGCTGCCGAAGCCTTCCGACATCATCCAGGCGGCTTCGGAGAATGCCTCTAATCTGTGGGTATCGGTATATACGACGATCAGCGAGGCGGTGCTCGGGTTCCTGCTCAGTGTCATACTTGGCGTCGGATTCGCTATCGTGCTCGCCAGTTCGAAGCTGATTGAACGCAGCGTGTATCCGTACGCCATCATTTTGCAGACCATTCCCATCGTCGCCATCGCTCCAATCATCGTCATCTGGTTCGGCGCCGGAATGAATGCGATCATCGTCATCGCCTTCCTGATCGGTTTCTTCCCGATGCTGTCGAACACGCTTATCGGGCTCAATTCGACCGATCACAACATGAAAAACCTGTTCTATCTTTATAACTCGTCCTCTTTGCAGACGATGTTCCGACTCCGTCTCCCGGCCGCACTGCCGTACATCATGGCCGGACTCAAAATTTCCTGCACGCTCGCCGTTGTCGGCGCAATTGTCGGGGAGTACATCGCCGGTATAGGGGGAGGCAATGGAGGTCTTGGATACGCCATTACCGTGGCCGCGTCACGCCTGCAGACTGCTTACTTGTTCGCATGCGGCATATCGGCCTCGTTAGTGGGCATCGTCTTCTTCTTGATCGTCAATGCCTTCTCGAAATGGATGCTCAGTTCCTGGCATGAGTCCGAGATGGGCTCGGAAGGCTAA
- a CDS encoding amidohydrolase family protein, whose translation MELINVRLPLEQDGGLFKLTVRGGIWSAVEAQQGPAEPDGHIPIGDAGLEELSDAPALDLQGKVALPGFVDAHMHLDKAYSIEHVRNQSGTLREAIEGYRSLAASFSKDTIKARIVKAALASVSFGSLTLRSHLDVPLHLGREVAMRTVEAALEAREEVGSFVDIQYFPMFYYDPAKDGEMTAFAEETLRMGIDGVGGAPHLTPDPEQNIGWAFKLAAGFGRLIDLHIDESDDPAVKTIDTYCDHIVRNGYSGKATAGHLCSLSAMEQPEADRLIAKMAEAGVGAVTLPAVNLYLQGRGDSGNVRRGVTRIKELAEAGVPLAAASDNIQDPFHPFGRGDMLQIGLITAYAAHLAKEEDIPKVLSMLTNTPAAIVGLTNYGIRPGFPAGFVVLDAASGESLLQELPAARWVYNKSRWIHASQIKRQWAKRS comes from the coding sequence TTGGAATTGATAAACGTTCGATTGCCCCTTGAGCAGGATGGAGGCTTGTTCAAGCTAACGGTTCGAGGCGGAATCTGGAGCGCCGTTGAGGCCCAGCAAGGTCCGGCGGAACCGGATGGCCACATCCCGATAGGCGACGCGGGTCTGGAAGAACTGTCGGATGCTCCGGCTCTCGACCTGCAAGGCAAGGTCGCGCTCCCAGGCTTCGTGGACGCGCATATGCATCTGGACAAGGCGTATTCCATCGAGCATGTCCGCAACCAGTCGGGTACGCTTCGGGAGGCGATTGAAGGCTACCGGTCATTGGCTGCTTCATTCAGCAAGGATACGATCAAGGCTCGCATCGTGAAAGCCGCGCTTGCATCGGTTTCTTTCGGCAGTTTGACACTTCGCAGCCATCTCGACGTGCCTCTGCATCTCGGGCGCGAGGTGGCCATGCGGACAGTGGAGGCGGCCCTTGAAGCAAGGGAAGAGGTCGGATCGTTTGTCGATATCCAATATTTCCCTATGTTCTATTACGATCCGGCAAAGGATGGTGAAATGACAGCTTTCGCCGAAGAGACGCTCCGGATGGGCATCGACGGAGTAGGCGGTGCTCCGCATCTGACGCCTGATCCGGAGCAGAACATCGGTTGGGCATTCAAACTGGCGGCTGGGTTCGGTCGGTTGATCGATCTGCATATCGACGAATCCGACGACCCGGCCGTCAAGACGATCGACACGTACTGCGACCATATCGTTCGTAACGGATATTCGGGCAAGGCGACAGCCGGCCATCTCTGCTCGTTGTCTGCGATGGAGCAGCCGGAGGCAGACCGGCTGATTGCCAAGATGGCGGAAGCGGGTGTTGGAGCGGTGACGCTGCCTGCGGTTAACCTGTATCTGCAAGGGAGAGGAGACAGCGGGAACGTCAGACGCGGAGTGACGCGAATCAAGGAACTGGCGGAAGCCGGCGTCCCGTTAGCGGCCGCATCCGATAACATTCAGGACCCTTTCCATCCGTTCGGCCGCGGAGATATGCTGCAAATCGGCTTGATCACCGCATACGCGGCCCATCTGGCCAAGGAAGAGGATATTCCTAAGGTGCTGAGCATGCTGACAAATACCCCAGCGGCCATCGTTGGGCTTACGAATTATGGAATTAGGCCGGGATTCCCGGCGGGCTTTGTCGTCCTAGACGCCGCTTCAGGGGAGTCATTGCTCCAGGAACTGCCCGCCGCCCGGTGGGTATACAACAAATCCCGTTGGATTCATGCTTCGCAGATCAAGCGGCAGTGGGCTAAGCGCTCCTGA
- a CDS encoding ABC transporter substrate-binding protein, whose protein sequence is MRMRRLAGKEVKFGAISLIVAISLVLTACSSGNNGQTSSAAGASSSPGASTAAGASSGAELTKITQVTNWFAQPEHGGQYAALAKGYYKDAGLDMTIQPGGPGVSATQIVASGQAEFGMGQADEILLARQNGIPLVAVAAIFQKNPQGVMFHKGKLKDLSELNGHKMYVGSGSAFWEYLKKAYKLDQVQEMKYTGSLANFVAEPDSATQIYVTSEPYTMQQQGVDVDYFLNYDLGYKQYGNILFTTEDYLKKHPDIVKAYVEASVKGWNYYKDNSDEINKVLQETNPDLKLEAMAYGAKAEEPLIFGGDAETNGVGFMSKDIWEGLQKQLVDLGILKKAEPIDDVYTNEFLPVK, encoded by the coding sequence ATGCGTATGCGACGGTTGGCAGGAAAGGAAGTAAAATTTGGCGCGATCTCACTGATCGTCGCGATTTCTCTCGTCTTAACAGCTTGCAGTTCGGGAAACAACGGACAAACATCATCTGCGGCAGGAGCATCATCTTCGCCAGGGGCATCAACCGCTGCAGGGGCATCATCCGGCGCGGAGCTGACCAAAATCACCCAGGTCACCAACTGGTTCGCCCAGCCGGAGCATGGCGGTCAATACGCGGCGCTTGCCAAGGGCTATTACAAGGATGCGGGCCTTGACATGACGATCCAGCCTGGAGGACCGGGAGTTTCAGCGACACAGATCGTTGCTTCGGGCCAAGCGGAGTTCGGGATGGGACAGGCGGACGAGATCCTTCTCGCACGTCAGAACGGCATTCCGCTCGTGGCGGTAGCGGCCATTTTCCAGAAAAATCCGCAAGGCGTTATGTTCCACAAAGGCAAGTTAAAAGATTTGTCGGAGTTAAACGGACATAAGATGTACGTGGGGAGCGGTTCCGCATTCTGGGAGTATTTGAAGAAGGCTTACAAGCTCGACCAGGTGCAGGAGATGAAGTATACCGGCTCGCTCGCCAACTTCGTGGCCGAACCGGATTCCGCCACACAAATTTACGTCACATCCGAGCCTTATACGATGCAGCAGCAAGGAGTCGACGTCGATTACTTCCTCAATTACGATCTTGGATATAAGCAATACGGTAATATTCTGTTCACAACCGAAGACTACCTTAAGAAGCATCCGGACATTGTTAAAGCATACGTCGAGGCGTCTGTCAAAGGCTGGAATTATTATAAGGATAACTCCGACGAGATTAACAAGGTGTTGCAGGAGACCAATCCCGATCTGAAGCTGGAAGCGATGGCATATGGCGCTAAGGCGGAAGAACCGCTCATTTTTGGCGGCGATGCCGAGACGAACGGTGTAGGCTTCATGAGTAAGGATATTTGGGAAGGGCTTCAGAAGCAGCTCGTGGATCTCGGTATTCTGAAAAAAGCGGAGCCGATTGACGACGTTTATACCAACGAATTTCTGCCTGTAAAATAA
- a CDS encoding amidohydrolase family protein codes for MAKSYDLIIRNVRQSDSKECFDLAVMGGTIAAMGALEEAVSKKTFDAGGRLMLPPFAEPHVHLDTALTAGSPVWNESGTLAEGIGIWSARKAALTKKDVLERSERTLGLYMGYGVQHLRTMVDIGDPNLTALEAVLEIKEKYRPYIDIQVTAFPQDGIVACPENEERLKVALRLGADGISAVPHLERTREEGVLSLQKAFELADSHGAYMHVFCDETDDEASRYLEVCASLALSMGLGRRVTAAHANAAAYYNEPYFQKVLGLVAASGLSIIACPLINSVTQGRYDAYPKGRGITRIKEFMEAGINVALAHDDIRTPFYPLGTGNPLDAAHMAAHLAHMSGRADQLRLIRMITEGGVMAMNADESYGYMNGELREGAPASFLLFDADDVGDLIRERPAPRYVFRGGRLIAETQPAVTTLQIAASQLAYGNAGKEWTNVLPVR; via the coding sequence ATGGCGAAATCATACGATTTGATCATCAGAAATGTACGACAGTCCGACAGTAAGGAGTGCTTCGATCTCGCCGTCATGGGCGGAACGATCGCGGCGATGGGCGCCCTGGAAGAAGCTGTCTCCAAGAAAACCTTCGACGCCGGAGGCAGGCTGATGCTTCCGCCGTTCGCGGAGCCGCATGTTCATCTGGATACAGCGCTGACAGCGGGCAGTCCCGTCTGGAATGAGAGCGGAACACTGGCCGAAGGGATTGGGATCTGGTCTGCGCGCAAAGCGGCGCTCACGAAGAAGGACGTTCTGGAGAGGTCGGAGCGGACGCTGGGGCTATATATGGGGTATGGTGTACAGCATTTACGGACGATGGTTGACATCGGTGATCCGAATCTGACAGCGCTGGAGGCCGTGCTTGAGATCAAAGAGAAGTATCGTCCATATATCGATATCCAGGTGACGGCGTTTCCCCAAGACGGCATCGTCGCTTGTCCTGAGAACGAGGAGCGATTGAAAGTTGCACTTCGGCTTGGGGCGGACGGAATATCGGCCGTTCCCCACCTGGAGCGGACGCGAGAAGAAGGTGTACTGTCGTTGCAGAAGGCGTTTGAGCTAGCGGATTCGCACGGCGCTTACATGCATGTGTTCTGCGACGAGACAGACGACGAGGCATCCCGGTATTTGGAGGTATGCGCGTCCCTTGCACTTTCCATGGGTCTCGGCCGCCGCGTAACAGCCGCTCACGCCAATGCGGCAGCTTATTACAACGAGCCCTATTTTCAAAAAGTGCTCGGGCTGGTTGCAGCCTCCGGCCTGTCGATCATTGCCTGCCCGCTGATCAACAGCGTAACACAAGGGAGGTACGATGCTTATCCCAAGGGGAGAGGAATCACGCGAATCAAAGAGTTTATGGAAGCGGGCATCAACGTCGCGCTGGCTCATGACGACATTCGAACTCCTTTTTATCCGCTCGGCACTGGCAATCCGCTTGACGCTGCGCATATGGCCGCACATTTGGCACATATGAGCGGACGGGCGGATCAGCTCCGCCTGATCCGTATGATAACGGAAGGCGGGGTGATGGCGATGAATGCTGACGAGTCTTATGGCTATATGAACGGCGAATTGCGGGAAGGCGCTCCGGCATCGTTCCTTCTATTTGATGCCGATGATGTCGGCGATCTTATTCGAGAGCGGCCGGCACCGCGTTACGTGTTCCGCGGCGGGCGCCTCATTGCGGAGACGCAGCCCGCAGTTACCACCTTGCAAATCGCAGCCAGCCAGCTAGCCTATGGTAATGCTGGTAAGGAATGGACTAATGTACTGCCCGTGAGGTAA
- a CDS encoding MATE family efflux transporter → MDAENLHYFEQAPVAKAVAHFAVPMMLGMSMSVIYSILNAYFLGTLGNTVILTALALTLPLFAVIMALGNLIGMGSGTFISRLMGEKKNDDVKHVSSFAFYSSLMIGLIVMAVGLPLINPIVHGLGATPDSFGFTKDYVTVMLIGSPFVVLCFTLENIVRSEGAAIASMTGMILSVVVNIILDALVIFVFHWGVIGVASATVISNLVASVFYIFHMGYKSPFLTVSFKWFKVTKDILSNVFKIGVPVFVMSIFMGAMSLVFNHFLVEYGDQAVAAYGVSSRLMQFPEFILMGLCEGVVPLIAFSFTANKLRMKHTIGFTIKTIAALAVLFGVIVYLTSDQLMGLFTNDPQLIEMGSYILHVTFLSLFISGITALFTGIFQATAQGTAAFIMSIIQGITLIPVLYIANRTNGFHGVVWSLVIAEVVSFLVGAIMLYALRTKLQPDLESLVQ, encoded by the coding sequence ATGGATGCAGAAAACCTCCATTACTTTGAGCAAGCGCCGGTCGCAAAAGCCGTAGCTCACTTCGCTGTCCCGATGATGCTGGGCATGTCAATGAGTGTCATATACTCCATCTTGAACGCCTATTTCCTTGGTACACTGGGCAATACGGTCATATTAACCGCACTTGCGCTTACCTTGCCGTTATTCGCGGTCATTATGGCGCTAGGCAACTTGATTGGCATGGGCAGCGGTACATTCATCTCCCGATTGATGGGTGAGAAGAAAAATGATGATGTCAAGCATGTGTCTTCATTTGCTTTTTACAGCAGCTTAATGATCGGTCTTATCGTGATGGCTGTCGGCCTCCCGTTGATCAATCCGATCGTTCATGGCCTGGGGGCAACGCCCGACTCCTTCGGTTTTACAAAAGATTATGTCACCGTTATGCTTATTGGTTCACCATTCGTTGTATTATGCTTCACGCTGGAGAATATCGTGCGCTCGGAGGGTGCGGCAATCGCGTCGATGACCGGTATGATTCTCAGTGTCGTCGTGAACATTATTCTCGATGCATTAGTCATCTTCGTCTTCCATTGGGGCGTGATCGGCGTTGCGTCTGCTACGGTCATTTCCAACCTGGTTGCGAGTGTATTCTATATTTTCCATATGGGATATAAGAGCCCATTCCTGACTGTCTCCTTTAAATGGTTCAAGGTTACCAAGGACATTCTGAGCAATGTATTCAAGATCGGAGTTCCCGTCTTTGTTATGAGTATCTTCATGGGTGCAATGTCACTCGTCTTCAACCATTTTCTCGTCGAATATGGGGATCAGGCTGTAGCGGCTTACGGAGTTTCTTCACGTTTAATGCAATTCCCTGAATTTATTCTGATGGGCTTGTGCGAGGGAGTCGTGCCGTTGATCGCCTTCTCTTTTACAGCTAACAAATTACGAATGAAGCATACCATCGGATTCACGATCAAAACGATTGCGGCGTTGGCAGTCTTGTTCGGCGTCATCGTCTATCTGACTTCCGACCAGTTAATGGGTTTATTTACGAATGACCCGCAATTGATTGAAATGGGCAGCTACATTCTGCATGTGACGTTCTTATCCCTGTTCATCTCAGGAATAACCGCGTTGTTCACGGGAATCTTCCAGGCAACAGCGCAGGGAACCGCAGCATTCATCATGTCGATTATTCAAGGAATCACTCTGATTCCCGTGTTGTATATTGCCAATCGAACGAATGGCTTCCACGGGGTGGTCTGGTCGCTCGTCATTGCGGAGGTCGTTTCATTCCTTGTTGGAGCCATCATGCTATATGCTCTGCGGACCAAATTGCAGCCGGATTTGGAGAGTTTGGTGCAGTAG
- a CDS encoding TetR/AcrR family transcriptional regulator, whose protein sequence is MKKQQPQISEDRILEASWELLGEDDIEKFSMRRLADRLGIQAPSLYWYFKSKQKLYYRLANQVSKIILEELHSEGNWKEQLTVLAVTVRSVLSRYPCSTQLMMQTLPHEPDLIRFTNRMLLCVESTPLKEEQKLQAVLTLVNYVFFFVLDDYQHQRNVSAILKEQGGLADGEMDHLLDSMSETEAGLFRRLFKSRLFDLMGTDGAFEFGVNLILLGIEQVIKEQEQEK, encoded by the coding sequence ATGAAAAAGCAGCAGCCTCAGATTTCGGAGGACAGGATACTGGAAGCCTCATGGGAGCTTCTGGGGGAGGATGACATCGAGAAATTCAGCATGAGACGATTGGCTGACCGGCTTGGAATTCAGGCCCCCTCTCTGTACTGGTACTTCAAGAGCAAGCAGAAACTCTATTACCGTCTGGCCAATCAAGTATCCAAAATAATCCTGGAGGAGCTCCACTCCGAAGGGAATTGGAAGGAGCAACTGACTGTGCTAGCGGTAACGGTACGGAGTGTGCTCAGCCGATATCCCTGCTCCACGCAGCTCATGATGCAGACGCTTCCCCACGAACCGGACCTCATCCGGTTCACCAACCGCATGCTGCTCTGCGTGGAATCAACACCGCTTAAGGAGGAACAGAAACTGCAAGCGGTTCTTACGCTTGTGAACTATGTCTTCTTCTTCGTATTGGACGATTATCAGCATCAGCGTAATGTCTCTGCTATTCTTAAGGAGCAGGGAGGGCTAGCGGACGGGGAGATGGATCACCTTCTGGATTCCATGAGCGAGACGGAAGCAGGACTGTTCCGGAGGCTGTTCAAGAGCCGGTTGTTCGATCTGATGGGGACCGACGGGGCCTTTGAGTTCGGCGTGAATTTGATTTTGTTGGGGATTGAGCAGGTAATTAAGGAGCAGGAACAGGAGAAATAG